The proteins below come from a single Aegilops tauschii subsp. strangulata cultivar AL8/78 chromosome 6, Aet v6.0, whole genome shotgun sequence genomic window:
- the LOC109737700 gene encoding disease resistance protein RGA5 isoform X1 has protein sequence MRPLIGKLDMLLLRDAPQKCCSKRIKDRMRLLKDDVQKISSYLDELSEVEDPPPMAMCWMNEARDLSYDMEDYVDSLLFVPPEDPSLFANNIKATRSLRKWFSRVKTSQTQVISAGTLSEFRRYVQEAIQRHQRYNLHSCRTLRRRFVSHGPMVLPRPYEETADIVIDGRMNEFINSLATDGDQQLKVLSVLGSACLGKTTLARVLYNRFRKQYNCRAFIRVSKKPDTKKIFCDMLSQLKRQHPLQHCREIDLIHDIKQYLQDKRYLIIIDDVWAASVWDTINHVFPKGNHGSRIITTTQIEDVALTCCCYQSEYVFEMKHLDDDHSRKLFFNRLFCSERDCPEQFKDVLNEIVETCDGLPLATVSIASVLASQPVMSIDLLTYIHRSLSSCFSASERTRQALNLSFNSLPQYLKTCLLYLSMYPEGYTILKDDLVKQWVAEGLIYTTEGQDIRKDAESYLDQLIGRRFIQPICVNYNNEVLSCAVHGMVHDLIAHKSAEENFIVAIDYSQKNVPLSQKSSSFFVS, from the exons ATGAGACCCCTTATTGGGAAGTTGGACATGCTTCTCCTTAGGGATGCTCCTCAGAAATGCTGCTCCAAGAGGATCAAGGACAGGATGCGCCTCCTCAAAGATGACGTTCAAAAGATAAGTTCCTACCTTGATGAACTATCAGAGGTGGAAGACCCTCCACCAATGGCCATGTGCTGGATGAATGAGGCACGCGACCTGTCTTACGACATGGAGGATTACGTCGACAGCTTATTATTTGTGCCGCCTGAAGATCCCTCCCTTTTTGCCAACAACATCAAGGCCACCAGATCCCTCCGCAAATGGTTCAGTCGTGTCAAGACTTCCCAGACTCAGGTTATTAGTGCGGGAACGTTATCAGAATTCAGGAGGTATGTCCAGGAGGCCATTCAACGGCACCAGAGGTATAATCTCCATTCTTGCAGAACCTTGAGGCGTAGGTTTGTGTCCCATGGCCCTATGGTTCTTCCAAGGCCATATGAAGAAACTGCAGACATAGTAATCGATGGCCGGATGAATGAATTTATCAACTCACTGGCTACAGATGGGGACCAGCAGCTCAAGGTGCTTTCTGTTCTTGGATCTGCTTGTCTTGGTAAAACCACACTTGCTAGAGTGTTGTACAACAGATTTAGGAAGCAATACAATTGCCGAGCTTTCATTCGAGTATCCAAGAAGCCTGATACGAAGAAAATATTCTGTGACATGCTCTCACAACTCAAGCGGCAACATCCTCTGCAACATTGTAGGGAAATTGATCTCATTCACGATATCAAGCAATATCTACAGGATAAAAG GTATTTAATTATTATTGATGATGTATGGGCTGCATCAGTATGGGATACTATTAATCATGTTTTTCCAAAGGGTAATCATGGCAGTAGAATAATAACAACTACACAGATTGAAGATGTTGCATTAACATGTTGCTGCTATCAGTCAGAGTATGTTTTTGAGATGAAACACCTAGATGATGATCATTCTAGAAAGCTTTTCTTTAACAGACTATTTtgctctgaaagagattgtcctgaaCAGTTCAAAGATGTTCTAAATGAAATTGTTGAAACATGTGATGGTTTGCCGTTAGCCACAGTTAGCATAGCAAGTGTTTTAGCAAGCCAGCCTGTCATGTCAATTGATCTTTTGACATACATCCATCGGTCGTTAAGCTCTTGTTTCTCGGCATCAGAAAGAACTAGACAAGCACTGAATCTGAGCTTTAACAGTCTTCCTCAATATTTGAAGACATGTTTGCTTTATCTTAGTATGTATCCAGAGGGCTACACAATCTTGAAGGATGATTTGGTGAAGCAATGGGTGGCTGAAGGTTTGATCTATACAACAGAAGGGCAAGACATCCGGAAAGATGCAGAAAGCTATCTCGATCAACTTATTGGTAGAAGATTCATCCAACCGATATGTGTCAACTACAACAATGAGGTGTTATCCTGTGCAGTGCATGGCATGGTACATGATCTTATTGCACACAAATCCGCAGAAGAGAATTTCATTGTGGCAATAGACTACAGCCAAAAGAATGTGCCACTCTCTCAAAAG AGTTCAAGCTTCTTCGTGTCCTGA